The genomic stretch aacataaatcagagtaaatatgcaattaagggtgtcacacttgacacttcacaccattctccaaataactggtcatactcatttgtttatcaaaaacattgcacaatacgcagcggatagagttcaaatcaatcatgcaaaccatgtaatcacattacaggtaaaactgttcaacaatcacaataaaacaaggtaaaacatcccgtctcgatgttacatctaccagagcatgacccactaaggaactacactagactccaagcactagcttcgactcaatcactgctcgttacctgaaaacatagttgtaagggtgagttcctcaatcgatataataagcattataaaatatcatgtaatgctaagtaaatgaacacatctcatcaccctaatcatatcacacattcagtaacggcaacatcaactcatactcaaaatcatgctcaacataaacatcaaaacacacgtataatattggaacacatccattcatattatacacaatacatacattatgcaatgagactccatgcatgcggtaccgactattcgtgaacatatagttcaacctcaccgatcaaatccagatacggctaccaagctcactagtcccactcatttgagacctagtgactcacatcactaattcctcaccatgggaattagctaccaccccaagggctatgctatgcacgctaaatcacctagcatgcaaacatcaacaacaatccacaataactcatcactaattcctcaccatgggaattagctaccaccacaaaggccatactatgcacgctaaatcacttagtcatgcaaacatcaacaatcatccacaatggacatatgctcacactctaagccataaacagtccattcacaattgcatacataatagatacatccacatcattatgcatacaaccatacgtcatccacatatttatcatataatcatatcatgccgcatcatcaatcacagtattaacacgctctactaatacccctaccgctcaaaacaacgggaaatgatccctattatatcatacgccaatataggccaaacatcaaacatgcacacCATATTTAAATacaaatttttcacttttcacacagtgttaaccggttaacgccctgggttaaccggttaacgcaacacagaacacacttcctggcaattcacaacagtgttaaccggttaacaccctgggttaaccggttaacgcaagacagacagcaatatttcacaattcataacagtgttaaccggttaacaccctgggttaaccggttaacgcaagacagaaagctgttcctgcgctaacacgaagcagaatgcagaattctccgcattttccgccgttggaggacttccggacctccgattccaattccgtaaaaagctacactttcggaaaatcaagactcatccaattacagattcaattacagctttaacataacttattcatctcaacttttcagcattcaacatcccaattagggtcaaatcaatggcttatcactacccattacatgttaacccataatacccattaaacgacgataaaccccccttacttgagttaatccgacaaatcctttagcttcaagctcttccttcttcaaccttcttctcctgctcttcctctttgcccttttctcactttttgtcgcttctctggttttcacgtgaaaacccttcttttccaaatgagactcttttctgattccaaccttatattccaatttatattattccaataataataataattccaataatattccaattatttaattaaattaataaatatattatttaatttaatttaaagaattatcatattttatcggggtgttacaggaGGAACCATCTGAACTTTTCCTATAAGAGTAACAATGCTTTATTTCCACCAAACCCAACACCTGCTATTCCATTTGGCTATCATAAAGGAGCCGCTGTTGCTCCACAAGCACCTAAAAAGTCAAATTTGgagatcatgatggaaaactttataaATTCCCAAGCTCAATAAAATAACGAGTTTGCAAATTAAAATGCTCACACGAGTAAACTGATAAAACAATTGTCAAATAAGTTTGATGCTATGGCTAtccataacaaaatgttagaaacccAGATCTCCCAAGTTTCCCCAAAACAAGCCGCAATAGCAGCCCTAGCTGGAGCATTTCCTGGTCAACCACAACCAAACCCAAAAGGCCACACTAACGCTATCACCCTTCGAAGTGGAATAGAACTAGATGAACCAACTAATCCCAGAATCCAAAATCCGGCCATGTATCAAAATTTTGGTAAAGGAACTGAAAAGGTAAACAAACCAACCAATGATGGAAAGAAAGATGAAAGTAGAGAGGCAAAAGATAAAGAACCCATTTATGTGCCATCACCACCATACAAACCACCTGTACCTTATCCCCAAAGACTTGTTAAATCCAAAAATGAAGGACAATTTAAGAAATTCGTAGAACTTCTGAAGAAACTTAACATAACCATACCATTCATAGAAGCCATTACGCAAATGCCTTCATATGCTAAATTCCTTAAAGAGATTCTATCCAACAGGAAAAAGCTTGAGGATGACAAAACCGTTATGCTTACCGTAGAATGCAGCGCTGTCATTCAAAACTACATGCCTCATAAACTGAAAGACCCTGGTAGCTTTTCCATACCATGTGTAATCGGAAAGTTTATCATAGACAAAACTCTATACGATTTAGGAGCCAGTGTTAGTCTAATGCCCTTATCCACATGCGAAAAACTTAATCTAGGAGAATTATGACCAACAAAGATGTCTCTACAACTAGTTGACTGTTCCGTTAAGTTTCCCATATGTATGTTAGAGAACGTTCCTGTTTGTATATGACAATTATATATTCCTACCGACTTTGTTATAATGGATATAAAAGAAGATTCCAACATCCCTATTATCTTAGAAAGACCCTTTTTAGCCACAGCCGGAGCCATCATAGATGTGAAGAAAGGAAGGCTGGCATTCAAAGTCGGAGAAGAAAAAGTTGAATTTCTCTTAGCTAAATTCCTACAAGCATCGTCTATAGACGAATCATGTTGTTTCTTAGACGTCATAGATGAATGTGTGAAATAAATGGAGAAGGAACCATTTAAGTATACTGAAGTACTGAAGATTCCAACACCTCATATATTCGAAGATGATAATTGGCGTGTGCCATACGTAGATGACAGTCTGAGAGAATGTCTAGCACTAACACCAAATCCAATACCATGCCCCTAGAAACCTTCAATAGAACTCAAAACACTACCCAAAGATCTAAGGTATGAATTCCTAAATACCGAGCTTGAAAGACCAGTTATAGTCAATGCTAACTTAGGACAGATAGAAA from Lathyrus oleraceus cultivar Zhongwan6 chromosome 7, CAAS_Psat_ZW6_1.0, whole genome shotgun sequence encodes the following:
- the LOC127104366 gene encoding uncharacterized protein LOC127104366, coding for MLETQISQVSPKQAAIAALAGAFPGQPQPNPKGHTNAITLRSGIELDEPTNPRIQNPAMYQNFGKGTEKVNKPTNDGKKDESREAKDKEPIYVPSPPYKPPVPYPQRLVKSKNEGQFKKFVELLKKLNITIPFIEAITQMPSYAKFLKEILSNRKKLEDDKTVMLTVECSAVIQNYMPHKLKDPGSFSIPCVIGKFIIDKTLYDLGASVSLMPLSTCEKLNLGEL